The Mechercharimyces sp. CAU 1602 genome includes a region encoding these proteins:
- a CDS encoding thioredoxin family protein, whose translation MNLNIWHDKGMTVKQYIDEMKVNREGLLTVYQGFQVPQADRTAWQSLRDQQLKMVVLTADWCGDAMLCMPVMIRIAEEAGISLRCLNRDDHLDLMDQYLTNGTSRSIPIFILLNEAGEEIAVWGPRAPQVQELVTEMRNALPPAEDPSFQEEQKKMYRGFKERLVQDEKLWDVVYNSMKDRLQA comes from the coding sequence ATGAATTTAAATATATGGCATGATAAAGGCATGACGGTAAAGCAATATATCGATGAAATGAAGGTGAATCGTGAAGGTTTACTCACCGTCTACCAAGGATTTCAGGTACCGCAGGCTGATCGTACAGCGTGGCAGTCATTGCGTGATCAGCAGTTGAAGATGGTGGTCTTAACCGCGGATTGGTGCGGAGATGCAATGTTATGTATGCCAGTGATGATTCGCATTGCGGAAGAGGCAGGTATATCACTTCGTTGTCTCAACCGTGATGACCATTTGGATTTGATGGATCAGTACCTTACGAATGGAACCTCTCGCTCCATTCCCATCTTTATTCTCCTCAATGAAGCGGGGGAGGAGATTGCTGTCTGGGGTCCGCGGGCTCCACAGGTACAAGAGTTGGTTACTGAGATGCGCAATGCTCTTCCTCCTGCGGAAGATCCTAGCTTCCAAGAAGAACAGAAGAAGATGTATCGCGGATTTAAAGAGAGATTGGTGCAGGATGAAAAGCTTTGGGATGTTGTGTATAACAGTATGAAAGATCGCCTGCAAGCGTAA
- the tsaD gene encoding tRNA (adenosine(37)-N6)-threonylcarbamoyltransferase complex transferase subunit TsaD, translating into MRNNTLNKRTLVLGLETSCDETAVSVVADGEHILSNVVASQMEVHQRFGGVVPEVASRRHVENITLVIQEALDQAEVKLNEITAIAVTQGPGLVGALLIGVSAAKALSFSTGIPLIPVHHIAGHIYANHLIQPLSFPLVALVVSGGHTELIYMKDHMQFERLGRTRDDAAGEAYDKVARLLQLPYPGGPQVEKLAQRGKPSYSLPRAWLEEGSFDFSFSGLKSAVMNTIHNATQRGEEIYSADLAASFQAAVIEVLVEKSLAAVKARGVNQLLLAGGVSANKALRSALTSRTNTTDVCLRLPPLSLCTDNAAMIAAAGTFAYQGGHRADFTLNANANLPLINEEAAE; encoded by the coding sequence ATGAGAAATAATACATTGAACAAACGGACATTGGTGCTGGGTTTGGAGACGAGCTGTGACGAAACAGCGGTGTCGGTGGTGGCGGACGGGGAGCACATTCTTTCGAACGTAGTCGCTTCGCAGATGGAAGTGCATCAACGCTTTGGTGGCGTAGTGCCTGAAGTAGCTTCACGTCGTCATGTAGAAAATATTACATTGGTTATCCAAGAGGCGTTAGATCAGGCAGAAGTAAAGCTGAATGAAATAACTGCTATTGCTGTTACACAAGGTCCGGGCTTGGTCGGGGCTCTTCTTATAGGTGTTTCGGCGGCAAAAGCGCTCTCCTTTTCTACAGGGATACCCCTGATTCCCGTTCATCATATTGCGGGTCATATTTATGCTAATCACTTAATTCAGCCGCTTTCTTTTCCTTTAGTAGCACTTGTTGTCTCAGGTGGGCATACTGAATTAATATATATGAAAGATCACATGCAATTTGAACGCTTAGGACGTACGCGCGATGATGCGGCTGGGGAAGCGTATGATAAAGTGGCGCGTTTGTTACAGCTCCCTTATCCTGGAGGACCCCAAGTAGAAAAGTTGGCCCAAAGGGGAAAGCCTAGCTATTCTCTTCCACGTGCATGGTTAGAAGAGGGCTCTTTTGATTTTAGTTTTAGTGGGTTGAAATCGGCTGTGATGAATACCATTCACAATGCTACTCAACGGGGGGAAGAGATTTATTCCGCTGATTTAGCAGCAAGTTTTCAAGCAGCTGTGATAGAGGTATTGGTAGAAAAATCATTAGCGGCAGTGAAGGCAAGGGGAGTGAATCAATTACTCTTAGCAGGTGGGGTATCGGCGAATAAAGCTTTGCGCTCAGCATTGACATCTCGTACAAATACTACCGATGTTTGTCTTCGTCTTCCTCCACTCTCTCTTTGTACTGATAATGCTGCTATGATCGCTGCGGCCGGTACCTTTGCTTATCAAGGAGGGCACCGGGCTGACTTTACCCTAAATGCCAACGCTAACTTACCTTTAATCAATGAAGAGGCTGCGGAGTAA
- a CDS encoding sporulation protein: MTVQTVSSLQLDGTIVDTKLDKTHYRQGEWVLGEVIISSDIATSLENITLSLVIPMGTQAEEEYLMADYLLTESVQVEANKTVHIPFRFELPWDTPVTLDQYPIFIRTDIQSGEEYYLSEMGEIEIFPHPLVENVLGVMEQQAFQLFNVEYNFNKETEMHPFAQEFTFQPPESITQDLAETKVIFDPIDEEEKVDIRIELLSPQQESTQFQLLVNKTNHDASQFEDQLIHILNEYLQIS; this comes from the coding sequence ATGACTGTACAAACCGTGTCTAGTCTCCAACTAGACGGGACCATTGTGGATACGAAGTTAGACAAAACACATTATCGCCAAGGTGAATGGGTACTCGGAGAGGTAATCATCTCTTCAGATATCGCCACTTCGTTGGAAAATATCACTCTATCCTTAGTCATTCCTATGGGAACCCAAGCAGAAGAAGAGTACTTGATGGCAGATTATCTTCTAACTGAGTCGGTTCAGGTAGAAGCAAATAAAACGGTACATATTCCCTTCCGCTTTGAACTCCCTTGGGATACACCGGTAACGCTCGATCAGTACCCCATCTTCATAAGAACGGATATTCAATCCGGCGAGGAGTACTATCTGTCGGAGATGGGTGAGATTGAAATCTTTCCACATCCTTTGGTAGAAAATGTGCTGGGTGTAATGGAACAACAAGCATTTCAACTTTTTAATGTAGAGTACAACTTTAATAAAGAGACGGAAATGCATCCCTTCGCTCAAGAGTTTACTTTCCAACCTCCGGAGTCCATCACACAGGATCTGGCCGAAACCAAGGTGATTTTTGATCCTATTGATGAAGAGGAGAAGGTAGACATTCGTATCGAACTACTTAGTCCGCAACAGGAGTCGACCCAATTCCAACTATTAGTAAACAAAACAAACCATGATGCGAGTCAGTTTGAAGATCAACTCATTCATATTCTTAACGAGTATCTACAAATTAGCTGA
- the rsbW gene encoding anti-sigma B factor RsbW, which translates to MKVEAVDEITINIPAKPDFVGIVRLSLSGIANRMGFSYDDIEDMKLAIAEACTNAVEHAYQGTATGEVAVTYSLFADRLEVKVEDKGCSFDSARVQSSCGPIQNDQPLPLMRERGLGIYLMKTLMDNVEISDGEGVVVVMTKYLRRDEVEPHVAISETKSY; encoded by the coding sequence ATGAAGGTAGAAGCTGTTGATGAAATCACAATAAATATTCCGGCAAAGCCTGATTTTGTGGGGATTGTCCGTTTATCACTCTCTGGGATTGCTAATCGAATGGGCTTTTCTTATGATGATATTGAAGATATGAAGCTGGCAATTGCAGAAGCTTGTACCAATGCAGTGGAGCATGCATACCAAGGTACAGCGACGGGAGAAGTTGCGGTGACGTATTCTTTATTTGCGGATCGTTTAGAAGTAAAGGTGGAAGACAAAGGATGCAGCTTTGACTCCGCTCGTGTGCAATCCTCATGTGGACCGATTCAAAACGATCAACCTCTGCCGCTGATGCGCGAACGCGGTCTTGGTATCTATTTGATGAAAACATTGATGGATAATGTAGAGATCAGCGATGGCGAAGGGGTTGTGGTGGTCATGACGAAGTATCTTCGCAGAGATGAGGTGGAGCCACATGTCGCAATCTCCGAGACAAAATCTTACTAA
- the cmpA gene encoding cortex morphogenetic protein CmpA: MPKWLKKQLMQAYYGKDRHQIRFLNDCWFMFNEQNKQPLRQEIKS, from the coding sequence ATGCCCAAATGGTTAAAAAAACAACTCATGCAAGCCTATTATGGAAAAGACCGTCACCAAATACGTTTTCTCAACGATTGTTGGTTTATGTTTAATGAACAAAATAAACAACCGCTGCGACAAGAAATCAAATCATAG
- a CDS encoding M23 family metallopeptidase, with protein sequence MRGWSRLLVLLLILGGSIWYVLWEKAWIDPRTPFLDAQEVRELELPGKLAPLYVEIAKEKKVPWAYLAAWDEVTSTYEGVKRKEVEQRAQLLANKEKVLGSDEKAFAMWLEEELSPAEADKARVIAKSYQWQAASLAEENAFPFMKQDESAVEYSDSWGAARTYGGERQHEGTDMFAKPKTPIVAVTAGTIVRKGWNELGGWSLTLRDSKHPQIYYYYAHMNHYADGIEEGDRIEKEDVIGYVGDSGYGPEGTTGQFPSHLHFGIYVQEGKVPWNREAVNPYPFLQVWKNE encoded by the coding sequence GTGAGGGGTTGGAGTAGGTTACTGGTGTTGCTTCTGATACTAGGGGGAAGTATATGGTATGTTTTGTGGGAAAAAGCATGGATAGACCCCCGCACCCCCTTCCTAGATGCACAGGAAGTGCGGGAGTTGGAATTGCCAGGTAAATTAGCCCCTCTATATGTGGAAATAGCGAAAGAGAAAAAGGTTCCGTGGGCTTATTTAGCTGCCTGGGATGAAGTAACTTCTACTTATGAAGGGGTTAAGCGGAAAGAGGTTGAACAACGTGCCCAGTTGTTGGCGAATAAGGAGAAAGTGCTGGGCTCTGATGAAAAGGCGTTTGCTATGTGGCTGGAAGAGGAGCTTTCACCAGCTGAGGCAGATAAAGCTAGGGTAATTGCTAAGTCTTATCAGTGGCAAGCGGCTTCATTAGCGGAGGAGAATGCATTTCCATTTATGAAGCAAGATGAATCAGCCGTTGAGTATAGCGATTCATGGGGAGCAGCTCGCACATATGGAGGGGAGCGGCAACATGAAGGAACAGATATGTTTGCCAAACCCAAAACCCCGATTGTGGCAGTGACGGCAGGTACAATTGTGAGGAAGGGATGGAATGAATTAGGTGGATGGAGCCTCACACTTCGCGATAGTAAGCATCCGCAGATTTATTACTATTATGCTCATATGAATCACTATGCGGATGGGATCGAGGAAGGGGATCGCATCGAAAAAGAAGATGTGATTGGATATGTGGGAGATTCAGGTTATGGCCCGGAAGGAACGACGGGTCAGTTTCCGTCTCACCTTCACTTTGGTATTTACGTTCAAGAAGGGAAGGTTCCGTGGAACCGGGAGGCTGTCAATCCGTATCCATTTTTACAGGTATGGAAGAATGAATAA
- the tsaE gene encoding tRNA (adenosine(37)-N6)-threonylcarbamoyltransferase complex ATPase subunit type 1 TsaE gives MNANCVWETHSAEETKALGRKLAQHMQVGEVVALVGNLGVGKTTFTQGFAEELGISDPVDSPTFTLIKEYEAPIPLYHMDVYRIQNPEEELGLEEYFAGDGITLVEWAQHIEPQLPEDCWWVTITLLAEGTRQICLSSTHPRVGKLCEELGAK, from the coding sequence ATGAACGCTAATTGTGTGTGGGAGACACATAGTGCAGAGGAGACGAAAGCGTTGGGAAGGAAACTTGCTCAGCATATGCAAGTAGGAGAGGTGGTAGCTCTCGTTGGTAATCTTGGGGTAGGCAAGACTACTTTTACACAAGGCTTTGCTGAAGAGCTTGGCATTAGCGATCCTGTAGATAGCCCTACTTTTACGTTGATTAAAGAGTATGAAGCCCCGATTCCGCTTTACCACATGGACGTATATCGCATTCAAAATCCTGAAGAGGAGTTGGGCTTGGAAGAGTATTTTGCTGGAGATGGGATTACTCTGGTCGAATGGGCGCAGCATATTGAGCCGCAACTACCAGAAGATTGTTGGTGGGTTACAATTACGTTACTAGCTGAGGGGACTCGGCAGATTTGTTTGAGTTCAACCCATCCTCGAGTGGGGAAATTATGTGAGGAGCTGGGAGCGAAGTGA
- the thiL gene encoding thiamine-phosphate kinase: protein MRDEFVLIQQLLAQRPPVTRPVVVDAGDDAAVVSMAPGYQVVISSDTMVETVHFLRATMRPADIGWKLMAANLSDMAAMGATPTFALLSLAVPSNWSESELVEIYKGLYQLAAKHEVTLVGGDTVSSPHTLVLTLTILGEVRAGRALRRSTAEKGDIVFVTGTLGDSAAGLNILLHHDEERSELHPKLLQAHRRPHPCVTLGKWLAASGERIALNDISDGISQEAWEIADASGVHLLLEQDKLPLSKEVIAYADQMQMDPYEWALHGGEDFQLLGTAPATWFQRKAASAPTPMIPIGYVESGRGSEVEIVRSGEREQLTRAGYNHGRKR, encoded by the coding sequence ATGCGTGATGAATTTGTACTGATCCAGCAACTGTTGGCTCAGCGTCCACCAGTAACAAGACCTGTCGTTGTTGACGCGGGTGATGACGCAGCCGTTGTAAGTATGGCGCCTGGGTATCAGGTGGTAATCAGTAGTGATACGATGGTGGAGACGGTTCATTTTTTGCGAGCTACCATGCGACCAGCTGATATTGGTTGGAAGCTGATGGCCGCTAACTTGAGTGATATGGCGGCGATGGGTGCTACGCCAACCTTTGCTTTGCTCTCACTTGCAGTTCCGAGTAACTGGTCAGAATCAGAACTTGTAGAAATCTACAAAGGGCTGTATCAGTTAGCAGCTAAGCATGAGGTTACTCTGGTAGGAGGAGATACGGTCTCATCCCCGCATACATTGGTACTTACTTTGACGATACTGGGTGAGGTGAGGGCAGGGAGGGCGCTACGTCGTTCTACTGCAGAGAAAGGAGATATTGTGTTTGTTACAGGTACGTTAGGGGACTCAGCTGCTGGTTTAAATATTCTCCTTCACCATGATGAGGAGCGTAGTGAGCTACATCCTAAACTGCTACAGGCACACCGGCGACCGCATCCCTGTGTGACATTGGGAAAGTGGCTAGCTGCTAGCGGCGAGCGTATCGCTTTAAATGATATTAGTGATGGGATTTCGCAAGAAGCGTGGGAGATCGCTGATGCAAGTGGTGTACATCTTCTATTGGAACAGGATAAGCTACCACTGAGTAAGGAAGTGATCGCTTATGCTGACCAAATGCAGATGGACCCGTATGAGTGGGCTCTACACGGTGGGGAAGACTTTCAGCTGCTGGGCACTGCACCAGCAACTTGGTTTCAACGTAAAGCTGCCAGCGCGCCGACCCCGATGATCCCGATAGGCTATGTGGAGAGCGGTCGGGGAAGTGAGGTCGAGATTGTACGATCAGGTGAACGGGAGCAGTTGACACGTGCCGGTTATAACCATGGACGAAAGAGGTGA
- the rimI gene encoding ribosomal protein S18-alanine N-acetyltransferase, producing MQADVHFRAMKIEDIPAVLEVEHASFPTPWTRQAFIQEIKHNRMAHYTVVEVAERVIGYCGMWVIMDEAHITNFAILPTFRGYSLGESTMHYVRQLALMLGATKMTLEVRPSNKVALALYQKLGFEQKGIRPRYYSDNHEDAIIMWVTLHEK from the coding sequence ATGCAAGCAGATGTTCATTTTCGTGCGATGAAAATAGAAGATATCCCTGCAGTTCTGGAAGTAGAACATGCATCTTTTCCTACTCCATGGACGAGACAAGCATTTATTCAAGAGATAAAGCATAATCGAATGGCCCACTATACTGTAGTGGAAGTGGCAGAGCGGGTAATTGGTTATTGTGGTATGTGGGTCATTATGGATGAAGCTCACATTACCAACTTTGCTATTTTGCCGACATTTCGCGGTTACTCCCTAGGTGAGAGTACAATGCACTATGTTCGGCAGTTGGCCCTCATGTTGGGAGCTACGAAAATGACTTTGGAAGTGCGTCCATCAAACAAAGTAGCATTGGCACTTTATCAAAAATTAGGATTTGAACAGAAAGGGATTCGTCCACGCTATTATTCGGACAATCACGAAGACGCAATTATAATGTGGGTGACATTACATGAGAAATAA
- the tsaB gene encoding tRNA (adenosine(37)-N6)-threonylcarbamoyltransferase complex dimerization subunit type 1 TsaB — translation MKMLALDTSTLVLGVAVVEEGHVLGEVTTNLKKNHSVRLMPTINHLLTDLGLSINDIDVIAVAQGPGSYTGVRIGVTTAKTMAWSLKLPLIGVSSLETLASNGNRFTGKIVPMFDARRRRIYTGLYQWTDGSGKKDAPEGVRPLDEWLLYLKDKGPLLFLGDDVASFRPMIIEAVGEDAFFGYADENIPRASRLAQIAWEKWKKGESVDAHSFVPEYLQLTEAETKWKEKQQGDHT, via the coding sequence GTGAAAATGTTGGCGCTAGATACATCCACGCTCGTGTTGGGAGTGGCTGTGGTAGAAGAAGGGCACGTGCTAGGAGAAGTTACAACCAATCTAAAAAAGAATCACTCAGTGCGCCTTATGCCCACTATAAACCATCTGCTAACTGATTTAGGGCTGAGTATTAACGATATTGACGTAATTGCGGTTGCACAGGGGCCAGGATCGTATACAGGTGTACGCATTGGTGTAACCACAGCAAAAACAATGGCATGGAGCCTTAAACTGCCTTTAATCGGTGTATCCAGTTTAGAGACATTAGCAAGTAATGGCAACAGATTTACAGGTAAGATTGTACCCATGTTTGATGCGCGTCGTCGCCGAATCTACACAGGTTTATATCAGTGGACAGATGGAAGTGGAAAAAAGGATGCTCCTGAGGGAGTGCGACCTTTAGATGAATGGTTGCTATATTTGAAAGATAAAGGGCCCCTTCTCTTTCTTGGGGATGATGTCGCCTCTTTTCGCCCTATGATCATAGAGGCGGTGGGCGAGGATGCTTTTTTCGGCTATGCAGATGAAAACATCCCACGAGCGAGCCGCTTGGCACAGATCGCTTGGGAGAAGTGGAAGAAGGGAGAGAGCGTCGATGCTCATTCTTTTGTTCCCGAATATTTACAGTTAACAGAAGCGGAGACAAAGTGGAAGGAAAAACAGCAAGGGGATCATACATGA
- the sigB gene encoding RNA polymerase sigma factor SigB yields MSQSPRQNLTKESIKEKIVRYQEEEDPGLQEELVKHYQGLVSNMAAKFSRGAEPYEDLYQVGMIGLLAALKRFDTTYGHTFESFAIPTIVGEIKRHMRDKTWSVHVPRRIKELGPRIKRAVEELTTLNQRSPQVAEIAEHLQVREEEVLEAMEMGRSYNAVSVDSPIEAGSDGSQITLLDLVGEQDISFEQVDQRMILEKAFQILSEREQKILQLTFFENHSQKQAGEALGISQMHVSRLQRKALHKLREAINSEPSEVI; encoded by the coding sequence ATGTCGCAATCTCCGAGACAAAATCTTACTAAAGAATCGATTAAAGAAAAGATTGTTCGCTATCAGGAAGAAGAGGATCCGGGATTACAGGAAGAGCTGGTTAAGCACTATCAAGGACTTGTTTCTAATATGGCGGCAAAGTTTTCACGTGGTGCGGAACCATATGAGGATCTGTATCAAGTTGGGATGATCGGCTTATTAGCGGCTCTGAAACGCTTTGATACAACATATGGACATACGTTTGAAAGCTTCGCGATCCCTACAATCGTAGGTGAGATCAAGCGTCATATGCGGGATAAAACGTGGAGTGTTCATGTGCCACGGCGTATTAAAGAGCTGGGTCCTCGTATTAAGCGTGCCGTGGAGGAGTTGACTACATTAAATCAACGCTCTCCACAGGTGGCAGAGATTGCAGAACATCTCCAGGTTCGTGAGGAAGAAGTATTAGAAGCGATGGAGATGGGACGCAGCTACAATGCAGTCTCTGTGGATAGTCCCATTGAAGCAGGTAGTGATGGAAGTCAAATTACGCTGCTCGATCTTGTAGGAGAGCAGGATATCTCTTTTGAGCAAGTAGATCAGCGTATGATTTTGGAAAAAGCATTTCAGATTTTATCGGAGCGGGAGCAGAAGATTTTACAGCTTACCTTTTTTGAAAACCATAGTCAAAAGCAAGCGGGAGAAGCGTTAGGGATCTCACAAATGCATGTTTCGCGTTTGCAGCGCAAGGCATTGCACAAATTGCGTGAAGCCATCAATTCAGAGCCGTCTGAAGTCATCTGA
- a CDS encoding ThiF family adenylyltransferase → MSLQDRYSRQTLFPSIGFDGQAKLQAARVTIVGLGALGSASANHLVRAGVGHVHLIDRDFVEHSNLQRQMLYDEQDAHQRLPKAIAARNKLSAINSDVRLTADVIDLTWQNSEQLLQNADLIIDGSDNFTVRYLLNDISVKHKIPWIYGGAVSAHGSYFFIRPGITPCLTCLFPQPPEAGAGETCDTAGVIGPIIHVIASYQVTEALKWLVGDINSLDNRYHHFDLWSNHHSSFSVQAKRNPICPTCVKHQYHHLQPNDTSADFVSLCGRNSIQFTPAKRPSLSLTEIATKLAPVARLEQNAFLLRADFGEHQLVIFPDGRILIQGTDDPALARSFISKYIGY, encoded by the coding sequence ATGTCTTTACAAGATCGTTATTCTCGCCAAACACTTTTCCCATCCATTGGATTTGACGGTCAAGCTAAATTACAAGCAGCACGCGTCACCATCGTTGGCCTCGGAGCTCTAGGAAGTGCTAGTGCCAATCATCTAGTACGAGCAGGCGTGGGACATGTTCATCTCATTGATCGCGATTTTGTCGAGCACAGCAATTTACAGCGACAAATGCTCTACGACGAACAAGATGCTCATCAACGACTTCCCAAAGCGATAGCGGCTAGAAATAAATTGTCCGCCATCAATAGCGATGTCCGTCTCACTGCAGATGTTATAGATCTTACCTGGCAAAATAGTGAACAACTCTTACAAAATGCTGACCTTATCATTGATGGATCGGATAATTTTACGGTACGCTACCTACTCAATGATATCAGTGTGAAACACAAGATTCCTTGGATATATGGTGGAGCGGTAAGTGCTCATGGATCATACTTCTTCATCCGACCTGGAATAACCCCCTGCCTCACCTGTCTTTTCCCCCAACCGCCGGAAGCAGGGGCCGGAGAGACTTGCGATACTGCAGGTGTGATCGGACCGATCATCCATGTAATTGCCTCTTATCAAGTGACAGAAGCTCTGAAATGGCTTGTTGGCGATATCAACTCTCTAGATAATCGCTACCATCATTTTGATCTGTGGAGTAATCACCATTCTTCCTTTTCAGTGCAAGCAAAACGTAATCCCATTTGCCCAACTTGCGTTAAGCACCAATATCATCACCTACAACCCAACGATACATCTGCCGATTTCGTTTCTCTGTGCGGACGAAACAGCATTCAATTCACCCCTGCCAAGCGCCCTTCGCTCTCACTAACTGAGATAGCCACAAAACTTGCACCCGTAGCCCGCTTGGAACAAAACGCATTCCTGCTTAGAGCCGACTTCGGTGAGCATCAGTTAGTTATTTTTCCAGATGGTCGCATCCTCATTCAAGGAACAGATGACCCTGCGCTTGCCCGATCGTTTATCTCCAAGTATATCGGATACTAG
- a CDS encoding Tex family protein has product MKQIYQQIATEMEFEEKYVAACIAMIEDGNTIPFIARYRKERTGELDEEQLRAIDDRYQYMVQLHQRKQEVLRLIEEQGKLSDDLRRHIEQAQKLQEVEDLYRPYKQKRKTRASKAKERGLEPLAEFLLKTTEAEAGEVEAQQYVNEEQEVATVEDALAGAMDIIAERISDDAKIRQWLRTHTWDVGVLSSTAKDKELESVYEMYYDWHEPIKKAPPHRILAVNRGEREDFLRVKAVVEEEEIFRHIAKLFFNQQFPHRYLQEALEDGYKRLLAPAIEREIRAALTEKAETQAIHIFSENLRKLLLQPPIRGKWVLALDPAYRTGCKWAVVDPTGKVMEYGVIYPTKPHARVDEAKRRMKECIAKWNVDLFAIGNGTASRETEQFVADLFPEVDRPLHYVMVNEAGASVYSASKRAREEFPDLDVAERSAISIARRLQDPLAELVKIDPKAIGVGQYQHDVSQKQLEQSLTTVVESAVNHVGVDVNTASSALLQYVAGISASVANNIVRMREEEGSFSNRKELKKVPRLGAKTYEQCIGFLRIMDGEDARDKTPIHPESYTIVQALLTIWGMNIADIGTPAFQQKVRAADPHRLAEELECGLPTMRDILEALIRPGRDPRDQMPAPILRSDVLQLEDLTQGLKLKGTVRNVVDFGAFVDIGLKNDGLVHISKLSDRFVRHPLDVVAVGDIVDVWVLEVDEERQRVGLAMIPVENEREKGR; this is encoded by the coding sequence ATGAAACAGATTTACCAACAAATTGCGACAGAGATGGAATTTGAAGAAAAATACGTGGCTGCCTGTATCGCCATGATAGAAGATGGAAACACGATCCCTTTTATTGCACGCTATCGAAAAGAACGAACGGGAGAATTGGACGAGGAGCAATTGCGAGCCATTGATGATCGTTATCAGTACATGGTTCAGTTACATCAACGAAAACAAGAAGTTTTACGCTTAATTGAAGAACAAGGGAAATTAAGTGATGACCTTCGCCGTCATATCGAACAAGCCCAGAAACTTCAGGAAGTGGAGGATCTATATCGTCCGTATAAGCAGAAACGGAAAACAAGAGCCTCTAAAGCTAAAGAACGCGGTTTAGAACCACTGGCAGAATTTTTATTAAAGACGACAGAAGCGGAAGCAGGGGAAGTAGAGGCACAGCAATATGTGAATGAAGAGCAGGAAGTAGCCACAGTGGAGGATGCTTTGGCAGGGGCGATGGATATCATTGCGGAGCGCATCTCAGATGATGCTAAGATCCGACAATGGTTGCGCACACACACATGGGACGTGGGCGTGCTCTCGTCTACAGCAAAAGATAAAGAGCTCGAGAGTGTGTATGAGATGTACTATGATTGGCATGAGCCAATCAAAAAAGCACCACCCCATCGTATTTTGGCCGTCAATCGTGGGGAGCGAGAGGATTTTCTGCGGGTGAAAGCAGTAGTGGAAGAAGAGGAGATCTTTCGTCATATTGCTAAGTTGTTCTTTAATCAACAGTTTCCTCATCGTTATTTGCAAGAAGCTCTGGAGGATGGTTATAAGCGTTTGCTCGCTCCTGCGATTGAACGGGAGATTCGAGCAGCTTTAACAGAAAAAGCGGAAACACAAGCGATACATATTTTCTCAGAAAATCTACGCAAATTGTTATTGCAACCCCCTATTCGTGGGAAGTGGGTACTTGCTTTAGATCCAGCATACCGTACAGGTTGTAAATGGGCAGTAGTTGATCCGACAGGGAAGGTAATGGAGTATGGTGTTATTTATCCGACTAAACCACATGCACGCGTGGATGAGGCAAAAAGAAGAATGAAAGAGTGTATTGCCAAGTGGAACGTAGATTTGTTTGCGATCGGCAATGGTACTGCTTCTAGAGAGACTGAGCAATTTGTGGCGGATCTGTTTCCGGAGGTGGATCGTCCATTACATTATGTGATGGTGAATGAAGCAGGGGCTAGTGTATATTCAGCTTCAAAACGTGCTCGTGAAGAATTTCCTGATTTGGATGTGGCTGAGAGGAGCGCTATCTCTATTGCTCGTCGCCTACAAGATCCTCTGGCTGAATTGGTTAAAATTGACCCTAAAGCAATAGGGGTGGGGCAGTATCAGCATGATGTGTCACAAAAGCAGTTAGAACAAAGTTTGACCACCGTGGTGGAATCGGCTGTAAATCATGTAGGTGTAGATGTCAACACGGCTTCGTCTGCATTATTGCAATATGTAGCAGGGATATCGGCTTCTGTCGCTAACAATATTGTGCGTATGCGTGAGGAGGAAGGCTCCTTTTCAAATCGGAAAGAGCTGAAGAAAGTACCGAGATTAGGGGCGAAGACATATGAGCAGTGTATTGGGTTTCTGCGAATTATGGATGGTGAGGATGCGCGGGATAAAACACCGATTCATCCGGAATCATACACTATTGTGCAAGCATTGCTCACCATTTGGGGGATGAATATTGCTGATATTGGGACGCCTGCGTTCCAACAAAAAGTGCGTGCGGCAGATCCGCATCGCCTGGCAGAAGAGTTGGAATGCGGTTTACCAACGATGAGGGACATATTAGAAGCGCTAATTCGTCCAGGTAGAGATCCTCGTGATCAGATGCCTGCCCCCATCTTGCGATCCGATGTACTTCAACTAGAGGACCTGACACAGGGGTTAAAGTTAAAGGGCACCGTGCGTAACGTGGTTGACTTTGGTGCTTTTGTAGACATTGGATTAAAAAATGATGGGCTTGTCCATATTTCTAAGCTTAGTGACCGTTTTGTTCGTCATCCTCTCGATGTAGTGGCAGTCGGTGATATTGTCGATGTATGGGTATTGGAAGTAGATGAGGAGCGACAACGTGTTGGGTTAGCGATGATTCCAGTAGAAAACGAGCGTGAAAAAGGGAGATAG